The following proteins are encoded in a genomic region of Arthrobacter jiangjiafuii:
- the nadD gene encoding nicotinate-nucleotide adenylyltransferase — MGQPRQNDDGRRLRLGVMGGTFDPIHHGHLVAASEVASVFDLDEVVFVPTGEPWHKSAQEVSPAEHRYLMTVIATASNPRFTVSRVDIDRPGPTYTIDTLRDLREERPEAELFFITGADAMAQILSWKDIQELWSLAHFVGVTRPGHVLENMGRDDVSLLEVPAMAISSTDCRERVADGDPVWYLVPDGVVQYIAKHGLYADAERSAQKPAATTEPVA, encoded by the coding sequence ATGGGGCAGCCAAGGCAGAACGACGACGGCCGCCGCCTGAGGCTGGGCGTGATGGGTGGAACGTTCGACCCCATCCACCACGGCCACCTTGTTGCGGCCAGTGAAGTGGCCTCGGTGTTCGACCTCGACGAAGTGGTCTTTGTCCCCACCGGGGAGCCGTGGCACAAATCGGCCCAGGAAGTCAGCCCGGCCGAGCACCGGTACCTGATGACCGTGATCGCGACAGCGTCGAACCCCCGGTTCACGGTCAGCCGCGTCGATATTGACCGGCCCGGACCCACCTACACCATTGACACCCTGCGCGACCTGCGCGAAGAACGCCCGGAAGCGGAACTGTTCTTCATTACCGGCGCGGACGCCATGGCGCAGATCCTGTCCTGGAAGGACATCCAGGAGCTGTGGTCGCTGGCGCATTTTGTCGGAGTGACCAGGCCGGGGCACGTGCTGGAAAACATGGGACGGGACGACGTCAGTCTCCTGGAGGTTCCGGCCATGGCCATTTCCTCCACAGACTGCCGGGAGCGGGTGGCCGACGGAGACCCCGTCTGGTACCTCGTGCCCGACGGCGTTGTTCAGTACATCGCCAAACACGGGCTGTATGCGGACGCTGAACGAAGCGCCCAGAAGCCCGCAGCCACCACAGAGCCAGTAGCTTAA
- a CDS encoding glutamate-5-semialdehyde dehydrogenase, which translates to MSAVNTSTDTAGTETSGTATELSAEATAEDTVETGVHAAADRARTASRRLARATRAWKDRGLLEIGSNIVAKRDLVLAANAKDVAAGRDKGTSPALLDRLTLTPERIDALAAALSMLAGLPDPVGSVARGQTLPNGLRLRQVHVPMGVVAAIYEARPNVTVDIAGLALKSGNAVLLRGGSAAENTNAVLVDIIRDSLDAVGLPADAVQSVDSYGRAGANVLMKARGKVDVLIPRGGRDLIQTVVANAAVPVIETGEGNVHIYLDSSAPAEMAVDILLNAKTQRPSVCNTVETLLVHRDAAATGDVLAALAAAGVRLHADERVRAVLPAGVEAQAAGDEDWGREYMDLDLAVAMVDDLDAALAHIRKWTTGHTEAIITNDLANAERFIAEIDSAAVIVNASTRFTDGGELGLGAEVGISTQKMHARGPMGLRELTTTKWIVQGDGQIRV; encoded by the coding sequence ATGAGCGCCGTGAACACATCCACCGACACCGCCGGCACCGAGACGTCCGGCACTGCCACCGAACTATCCGCCGAAGCCACGGCCGAGGACACCGTGGAAACCGGTGTCCATGCCGCAGCGGACCGGGCACGGACAGCCTCCCGGCGCCTGGCCCGCGCCACCCGGGCCTGGAAGGATCGGGGCCTGCTGGAAATCGGCAGTAACATTGTCGCCAAGCGGGACCTGGTCCTGGCTGCCAACGCCAAGGACGTCGCCGCCGGCCGGGACAAGGGAACCTCGCCGGCACTGCTGGACCGGCTCACCCTGACGCCGGAGAGGATCGACGCCCTCGCCGCTGCCCTTTCGATGCTTGCCGGCCTGCCGGATCCGGTGGGATCGGTAGCCCGCGGGCAGACACTGCCCAACGGCCTGCGCCTGCGCCAGGTGCACGTGCCCATGGGCGTGGTGGCAGCGATTTACGAAGCCCGCCCCAACGTGACCGTCGATATAGCCGGCCTGGCGCTGAAGAGCGGCAACGCAGTGCTGCTGCGCGGCGGCAGCGCCGCAGAGAACACCAATGCCGTCCTGGTGGACATCATCCGCGATTCCCTCGATGCCGTAGGCCTTCCCGCCGACGCCGTGCAGAGCGTTGACTCCTACGGCCGCGCCGGAGCCAACGTGCTGATGAAGGCACGCGGGAAAGTCGATGTCCTCATTCCGCGCGGCGGCAGGGACCTGATCCAGACCGTGGTGGCCAACGCCGCCGTGCCGGTGATTGAAACCGGAGAGGGCAACGTCCACATCTACCTTGACTCCAGCGCACCGGCGGAGATGGCCGTGGATATCCTGCTCAACGCCAAAACCCAGCGCCCCAGCGTCTGCAACACCGTGGAAACCCTGCTTGTGCACCGTGACGCCGCGGCAACCGGCGACGTCCTCGCGGCGCTGGCCGCGGCAGGGGTCCGCCTGCACGCCGACGAGCGCGTGCGCGCCGTCCTTCCTGCAGGTGTGGAGGCGCAGGCCGCCGGCGACGAGGACTGGGGCAGGGAGTACATGGACCTGGACCTGGCCGTGGCCATGGTCGATGACCTGGATGCAGCGCTGGCGCACATCCGCAAATGGACCACCGGACACACCGAAGCGATTATCACCAACGACCTGGCCAACGCCGAGCGGTTCATCGCGGAGATCGATTCGGCGGCCGTGATCGTGAACGCCTCCACCCGGTTCACCGACGGCGGCGAGCTGGGCCTGGGCGCAGAGGTGGGGATTTCAACCCAGAAGATGCATGCCCGCGGACCGATGGGGCTGCGGGAGCTAACCACCACCAAATGGATTGTCCAAGGCGACGGGCAGATCCGCGTCTGA